AGCCTGCGGACGCCCAGTCGTTGCCGTTCGAGAACGGGTCCTTTGACCGGGTGGTCGCCAATCACATGCTCTACCACCTTCCAGACCCGGCGCTGGGTGTTGCCGAACTGGCTCGCGTGGTTCGCTCGGACGGCGTCGTGATCGCATCCACCAACGGCTCCGAACACCTCCGCGAGCTGTGGGAGATGCGCGCCAAGGTGTTCGGCACTAGCCCGGTCGACGAGACGGCCACCGTCTTCAACCCCGAGATCGGGTTCGAGCTACTCCGGGAACACTTCGCTGAGGTTGACTGGTTCGACTACCCCGATCAGCTGATTTGTACTGACCCAGTCGACGTGCTCGCACACATCTGTTCCGCCCCTCCTGCAGAAACCGCAACTCCCGAGCAGCTCTCACACCTGACCGATGAGGTGGAGCGAGCATTCAATGCCGGCGGTGGGCGACTCATGGTGACCAAAGAAGTCGGCTGCTTTGTCACACGTGGGCAGCGCAAGCGACCACGCCGGTGAGACGCTGGGCACCCGGGAACCTAATCGTCCGCCGTGAGGTGCTGCACGGCC
The nucleotide sequence above comes from Gammaproteobacteria bacterium. Encoded proteins:
- a CDS encoding methyltransferase domain-containing protein, whose product is METTRSKFTGSDQEYLRDVQYRDGSRLARRANLHAKYRTASTPFFDWVGAHFDLFGGAEVLEVGCGTGWLWQESSFDIPPGVKLTLTDLSPGMVKEAVARVEAAGRVETVAGQPADAQSLPFENGSFDRVVANHMLYHLPDPALGVAELARVVRSDGVVIASTNGSEHLRELWEMRAKVFGTSPVDETATVFNPEIGFELLREHFAEVDWFDYPDQLICTDPVDVLAHICSAPPAETATPEQLSHLTDEVERAFNAGGGRLMVTKEVGCFVTRGQRKRPRR